A window of Mustela nigripes isolate SB6536 chromosome 9, MUSNIG.SB6536, whole genome shotgun sequence contains these coding sequences:
- the LOC132025066 gene encoding olfactory receptor 13C7-like, producing the protein MGKTNQSSVTEFVLLGLSGYPELEAIYFVLVLCMYLVILLGNGVIIIVSVCDTHLHTPMYFFLSNLSFLDICYTSSSIPLFLSNFLTSKKTISFSGCGVQMFLSFAMGATECVLLSMMAFDRYVAICNPLRYSIIMSRTSYVPMAAGSWIAGGVNSMLQTSLAMRLPFCGDNVINHFTCEILAVLKLACADISINVISMAIANIIFLVVPVLFIFVSYVFILSTILKIPSAEGKRKAFSTCSAHLTVVIIFYGTILFMYAKPKAKDSSGADKVQVTDKIISLFYGVVTPMLNPLIYSLRNKDVKEATKNVLCQKCSSERM; encoded by the coding sequence atggGAAAGACCAATCAGTCTTCTGTGACAGAATTTGTCCTTTTGGGACTTTCTGGCTATCCAGAACTTGAGGCCATTTATTTTGTGCTGGTCCTATGTATGTACCTAGTGATCCTGCTGGGAAATGGAGTCATCATCATTGTAAGTGTCTGTGACACCCACCtgcacacccccatgtactttttcctcagTAACTTATCATTCTTGGATATTTGCTATACCAGTTCTTCTATTCCCCTATTTCTCAGCAACTTCTTAACGTCAAAGAAAaccatttccttctctggatGTGGAGTGCAAATGTTCCTCTCCTTCGCTATGGGAGCCACAGAGTGTGTCCTTTTAAGCATGATGGCAtttgaccgctatgtggccatctgtaacccTCTGAGATACTCCATCATAATGAGCAGGACTTCATATGTGCCCATGGCTGCTGGGTCCTGGATTGCAGGGGGTGTCAATTCTATGTTGCAGACCTCTCTTGCAATGCGGCTTCCTTTCTGTGGGGATAATGTCATTAATCACTTTACTTGTGAAATCTTGGCTGTCTTAAAATTGGCCTGTGCTGATATCTCCATAAATGTTATTAGTATGGCTATTGctaatataatttttcttgtgGTCCCAGTACTTTTCATTTTCGTTTCCTACGTTTTCATTCTCTCCACCATCCTGAAGATTCCTTCTGCAGAGGGGAAGCGCAAAGCCTTCTCCACTTGCTCCGCCCACTTAACAGTGGTGATTATATTCTATGGAACCATCCTCTTCATGTATGCAAAACCCAAGGCTAAAGACTCTTCTGGTGCAGACAAAGTACAAGTCACAGACAAAATCATCTCTCTCTTCTATGGAGTTGTGACACCTATGCTCAATCCCCTCATCTATAGTTTGAGGAACAAAGATGTGAAGGAAGCTACAAAGAATGTACTGTGTCAGAAATGCTCCTCAGAGagaatgtga